The nucleotide sequence TTGATCGGCGGCGGGGGGCGTACGCTTCGCGCGGAATGTCCGCCTCCCGGGCAAGGGCTGTGTCGGCGCCATGATGGGTAGCGAGGCGGCAAAACATGGGCAGGGTGTTCCCAAAAGAAGGGAATGCCCTGCCCTTGTTGGTTGCTCGGAGTCGGCGGATTGGCGGTTGGTTGGGCGGCGGAAATGCGACGAACCCCTCCGGATAATGCCGGAGGGGTTCGCTGCGCCGTCAATGCGGCTCTTCGTCATGCGGCTCTTCAGGATGCGGTTCTTCATGATCGTCGTGCTTGCCTGCGACAGGCTTCATCGGCTCCGAGTGAATCGTAAGGAAGCAGATGTCCGCCAGCGCGATGTCGACACACTCGAGTCGATCGTCCTCATCCTCTTTCTTGCGCGCTTCCAGCCGGATGCGGTCTTCCTTCGCATCGACGAGCGTGCCGCGCACGAACGCGTCTTCGAGATCGTCTCGGTCGAGCCGCACCGTGACGGGGCAGCCGACGAAGGCGAGCAGCTGCAGGAAGAGCGGCGCGCCGAGAAACCGGTTGAGCAGCTCCGGTCGGCACGCCACCGTTTCGCCGAAGCAGAGAACGAGATCCCGCCGCAGGCACGGATCGATGTCGAGCAGCGGTTCGCAAATCGCGGCTCGCATTCGCGAGGCGTGTTCGTCATGCTGCAGGGAGCAGAGCCGCGCGAACGGCACGAGCTTGCGCTCCCCGACCGCCTGCAGCTGAATAAAATCTCTGCCGGCGGTTTCCAGCATGCCGACGACTTCGACCGTGATGTGATTCTGGTCGGCGCCGCCGCAGTCGATCTCCGCTTTGACGAGCGCGCCGCACAGCGAGCGGAACCGAAGCCGAAGCTGCGTCAAGTTCTCGTCGTCCCGCGGGTTGCCGAGCGTGCGCAGCAGCCGGTTCGCTTCCTCGATGCATTCCCGCAGCCGGTCCAGTTCCTCCTGGGACAACCGGCTGTTCGGCGACCGGTAGCGGATCGTCCCCGTCGGGGACGCCTGCCCATGGACTTGCAATTTCACGTTTCATCCACCTCCCCGCCAAAGCCGTCGCGAACGAGCGGCGCGAGCTCTCCGTCGCAGTCGTCGCAGCCGTCGCGGACGATCGGCTCGAGCTCCCCGCAGCAGCCGTCGCGAACGAGCGGCGCCAGCAGCGGCGTCGGTTCGCCGAGGACGCGAAGGATGCCCCACACGCCGAGCTCGATGTCCCACCGGATGAGCCCGGAACGGTACATATAATCTCCCGGTCGTTCCAGCAAGCCGCCGGCGCCGAAATCGAGGAAGAAATCGTCCGCCGTGCCGATCGAAATTTCGCCGCGGAACGACGTCGTTTCCGAATTCATGTCGTCGACCGAACGGCGCCAGTGGTGGGCGTGAACGGTGAACGTGTGCGCGCGCGCCCGGTCGGCCGGGAAGACGAACCGAATGACGGTCGGATCGCCGGCGTACGCGAGGAAGACGGGCGTCGCCGGATCGCCGTGCACTTCGGAGCTGAACACCTTCGACACGTCCGGATTGCGGAGCAAACGGTGCCGGAACCGCTCGGCCCGATAGTTGAAGCCGCGGCTGCCTTGGTCCTCGAAGTCTTCGAGTTCAGCAGGCTCCTCAGCAATTTCGAACGCCGGCTCCGGATCGAGAATGAGTCGTCCGTTCTTGTCGACGAGCCGGATGCCGTCGTGCATGGCGAGCACGAATTCCCGATGCTCCCCGACCAGCGGGTTCGAAATAATCGCCTGCGTGCCGGTGCGGATCTCCTCGCGCGTAATCGGATCGAGATACCGGGAGCCCCGCGGCTCCGCGATGAATACGCCGAACGCGCCGTGATGCCGGTGGTTGCGCAGATCCGCCATATCCCATAGATTGCAAGCGCCGAAATCCTGATCGACATACCAGAGGTACGTGATCGATTCGCCCGGGCCGATCGTCTGGTCCGGGTTGAAGCCGACCGTTGCGCCATCGGAGCCTTGCACGTCGTAAACGACCATTTGCGGATGCATCGAAATGCGGTTCGACGGCGGGAACGGCGCCTCGACCGGCACGAACGGATAGCCGTGGACGATGTCGTTGTGGAACGGCTCGAACAAGCAGTTGTGCAGCGTCACCTCGATCAGCTCGCCGACGTTGCCGCGCAGAACGAGCGGCTCCGGGTTGAGCGCGCCGGACTTGATCGCTTCGACGTCCTCCGCCAGCGCGAATACGATGCCGTGCGGGTCGTGATCGCCGGCTTCGTTGTAAATAATCGGCGTCTGCAGAGCGAACACCTCGTACCGGCGAAGCGGCGCGTGCCGCGGCGCGGGCGGGCAGCCCGGACCTTCGGTGCGCGGCGGCGCCATGCCTGTCGGCTGCGGCAGCACGTTCCTCCGCGGCGGCGGCGGCGACGCGCGATCCGGCAGCGGCGGAAGGTGCGGCACCTCGAATTGATACGTTCGGATGAGCCCCCAGTTCCCCAGCCACACATCTTCGATCGAACCGAAATGGTACAGCATATCGAAATCGCCGTCGCCTTCGATGGCGAACTCGAGCGTATAATGCTCGGAAACGCCGATATGCTGCATCTGGACCAAATCGGAGTCCAAATCCCGGCGCTCTTGATTCCATCGCTGCCGATGGAGGTTGAAGGCGTGCGATTCCTCGTGCGCGCCGTCGAACAGCCGGATGCGGACCGAATCGCCGTTGTACGTCTCGAGGAGCGGCGTAACCGGATCGCCGTGGACGAACGAGCTGAAGACGTAAGCAGGGTCGCAATCCGGCTTCTTCAGCCGGAACTGCAGCGGCTCGTTCCGATAGTTGACCGCCATCACTCCTGGGTCTTCCATGGAGCTCGGGAACGGCGGCGGGTTGAGCGGACAGCCGTCCTTGTCGAACAGCAGCGCGAAGTCGTGTACGAACATCGTGATTTCCCGGAAGTCCGGAATGAGCGGGTTCGTAATGACGGCCTGCGTGCCGCTGCGAATCGGTTCGAGCGTCCGAGGATGAAGATGTCTCGACCCGCGCGCTTCGATGTTAATGCTGGCGAATACCCCGTGCAACTGATGCGAGTTCGCGAACAAATGGTCGTGAAAAAACGTGCCGCGCAGCTCGATTTCGGAAAACCATCGGTAGGTGATCGTTTGCCCGGGCAGCACCGAAGAATCGTAGTTCCATCCAACGTTGGCGCCGTCCGAGACGAGCACGTCGAACTTGACGAAGTGTACGTGCATGCCCGACTCGTACGTCCGCTCCACTAGTTGAAACGCGTTGCCGCCGATCGTCTCCGGCAGTTTGTTCGTGTAGTGTAGGGTGACGACCTCGCCCGCGTTCGCGAAAATGACGAGCGGCTCGGGCGCCTTGCGCCCGGCGAGCACATCCTCTTCGTCCTCGGCGAGCACGTACAAGCGGCCCTGCGGATCGTACCAGCCTTCTTTGTTGTAGACGATCGGCATTTGAATCAGCGAGATGTGGTATACGCGCTCCGGCGCATCGGGCGGTGCCGGGTTGACGAACACGGCCCCGGGCTTCGCGTTCGGATCGAACTGATTGATTTCGAGCTGCGTCGGCTCGCGGCCGCCTCGGATGCCGAGCGGCGGGCGCGGCGCTTTGAACCCGACGATTCCTGGGATAAAATTCGGAAACCCGGGACGCTCCGCCGTAGGGAGCGGGGGCAGCGGACGATCCGGCAGCGGCTGCAACGGCTCTATGGGCGTGCCGTTCGGATAACACTGGCTGCCGTCCTGCAGCGTGTTGAAGATGCGCTGCAGCCCCCACATGCCTTCCCCGAAATGCGGGTACAAGTGGCAGTGAATGATGACGTCGCCGAACGTGCCGTGCAGGCTGCCTGCGCCGTACAGCGGCGAGACGGTGTAGAACGTCTGCGGCCCGATCGACTGCGAGTCGATGATGTCAGAATCCTGGTCTTCGGGATCGAATTGCCATTGATGGACGTGATAATGAAACACATGCGTCTCCTGCACGCCGCCGTGAATGAGCCTCACCTTGACCGGGTCGCCGACATACGCTCTCAGAATCGGCGTCGACGGGTCCCCGAACACCCAAGAGTCGTGGTGGACCTCCTCGCCCTCGCAGTCCGGGCAGACGACGCCCTCTTGCACGAGGCGCATCCGGTTGCGCATCGGCTCCGCGCGGTAGTTGACGGCGTGCGTCGCTTCCGGCTGCAGCGTATGCGGGCTGATCGGCGCGTCGCCGGTAATATCGTCCACTTCCATTTCGTCGTGGAAAAACCAGGCATACTCCCGGTACGAAGGAAGAAACGGATTATGCACGTCCGCGTATAACCCGCTGCTGAGCGGCCCGCCCGTCACCGGGTCGGTCCACCACGAGCCGCGCGGCTCGGCGATGAGCGCGCCGAACAAGCCGTGGACGTTGCTCCCGGCTTCGGACGACAACGGGTTGCCGAGATCCGAGAAGAAATGGGTGCCTTCGAACAAAATGCTCCAGCGGTAGAGCTGCGTCCCCCCGGGCGGGCAGGGGGGCGCCGTCGAGTTGTCGTTGCAGCCGACCCAAGCGCCGTCGGACGTCTGGACGTCGTACTCGGCCCGCTGGATATGCATCGAGGCAGGGAACGGGAGCTGGTTTTCGAACAGCACCTCGACGTCGTCGCCGACGTTCGCGCGGATCGTCAGCGGCGCGACGAGATCGACGGGCGTGAACGGATGCTCCGCGACGAGCCGTCGGACGCGCTCCTCGTTCTCCTTCAGCACATACATCATCCCGTTCGGATCGTGTTCGCCGAACCGGTTCACGACGATGCGAATCGGGATGGCTACGATATGAAAGCATCGGCGCATCGCGCGGACCTCCTTTCGTTACGTGCGAATGTCCGGGATGCAGTGCTTCCCGTCTTCGATAAAGAACACGTGGACCGTGTCCAAATGAATGCGGAACAGTTCCCCGTCGAATTCGGCAATGTTGGTGAACTCCGTTTTCAAAAGCATAAAGTCGGCCTCGACGGCGAAAATTTCGCCCACGAACAGGAACGGAAAAGATTCTTGCAGCAAAATGACCCGTTTGCCGATGCTTTCTTGAAACACGCGGCTGACGACGGCGTTCCGAACCGCGGTGATGTCGGCGCTTTCGCCGAGGCCGAGCTGTTTGGCGTATTTTTTGTATTCCTTATGCATGGTCTCCCTCCTTTACGTTAACGGAATGCGCCGGTCGCAATCGAACGGGGTGAAGTGGGAGATGATTTCGATCGGAAAGCTGAGCGGCGTCGGGAAGCGGAAGAACGGGGCGTTCGTCATTTTGATGATGACCGGATGCAGCGTGATGTAGCCGTTCGTCACTTCCGATACCGTGCCGCAGAAGACGGGACGGAACGTTTGCCCCAAAATATTGAGCTGCTGCGCCGTCGTAACGATCAGCACGCATTGGCCTTTCATTTCGGCGAACATTTGATTTTCGGGCAGGATGGCCTCTTCGAAGTGCATGGGAATCCCCTCCTTCGTTTCTGTGCTAGCGCTGGTTTATCATATGGGGATTTTTGCCTGCGGACTGTACGGACGCCCCCGCCCGGTCCTTTTCCGCTGGCGCCGTTGTGCGGAAGTACATTTGCGGCGTAACGGAACAAGTATCCTTGTCTTCGGCGTTCCGGCCGACATAGGGTAGTACATCACCAGGAAAGGGGGGGTCAGTATGTCCAAATGCGGTTGTCATGGGCATCACGGGCATCATGGGCATCATGGTCACCACGGCCGCCACGGCCATCATCATGGGTGTCACAGTCATTTCCATTTCCATGGCCACGGCCACCACGGCCACGGCTGCGGCCACCACGGCCACGGCGGCTGCGGCTGCCACGGTCATTTTCCGATCCATTGCTCGCCGTTCGATCTGTGCGTCGATCGGCTGCGCGTGCGGCTGGCGCATCTGGGCGGTAACCTCGGCTTCGAGTTTCATCGCCATATCGGCTGCAAGGTAGAGATCGAGCATGAGTGCGGCGATGCCGTCGAAACGATTCAAGGGAAAATTTGCGGCGTCGGCGGCACGTTGGTGCACTTGAGGGTCAAAGACGAGGACGTCAAGGCGCGGTGCAAGAAAAAGGAAGAGCAGCACGTCGTCAGCATTCCGATTCATCATATTTGCAAAGTAAGATGGCTGCAGAACAAGTGCAATCCGTGCCACCACGGTTGCAAATGCGGCTGCTGCAAGGACCGTCATCACGACGACGACGATCACGAGGATTCGTAACTCTCTTGCTCTTCTTCTCCGGAAGGAGAGCTTTTTTTTGCGGCTTGGGGTAGGCGTTCGCCTGCGGAGCGGGCGGGAGCCGTGAATATACTGGAGTGGTTTCGAATCGAAAAGAAAGGACGATGCTCATGGAAGTGCTCGTCGTCATGCCGGAGCAGCTGCCGGTGCCGCCGATTTTGGGCGGGTCGGTCGAGTCGTGCACGCATAACGTGTTTCGCCGTATGGCGCGCACCGACACCGTCCGGATGATCAGCGTCGCTCATCCGCGTCTGCCGGCCGTCA is from Paenibacillus sp. and encodes:
- a CDS encoding multicopper oxidase domain-containing protein, giving the protein MRRCFHIVAIPIRIVVNRFGEHDPNGMMYVLKENEERVRRLVAEHPFTPVDLVAPLTIRANVGDDVEVLFENQLPFPASMHIQRAEYDVQTSDGAWVGCNDNSTAPPCPPGGTQLYRWSILFEGTHFFSDLGNPLSSEAGSNVHGLFGALIAEPRGSWWTDPVTGGPLSSGLYADVHNPFLPSYREYAWFFHDEMEVDDITGDAPISPHTLQPEATHAVNYRAEPMRNRMRLVQEGVVCPDCEGEEVHHDSWVFGDPSTPILRAYVGDPVKVRLIHGGVQETHVFHYHVHQWQFDPEDQDSDIIDSQSIGPQTFYTVSPLYGAGSLHGTFGDVIIHCHLYPHFGEGMWGLQRIFNTLQDGSQCYPNGTPIEPLQPLPDRPLPPLPTAERPGFPNFIPGIVGFKAPRPPLGIRGGREPTQLEINQFDPNAKPGAVFVNPAPPDAPERVYHISLIQMPIVYNKEGWYDPQGRLYVLAEDEEDVLAGRKAPEPLVIFANAGEVVTLHYTNKLPETIGGNAFQLVERTYESGMHVHFVKFDVLVSDGANVGWNYDSSVLPGQTITYRWFSEIELRGTFFHDHLFANSHQLHGVFASINIEARGSRHLHPRTLEPIRSGTQAVITNPLIPDFREITMFVHDFALLFDKDGCPLNPPPFPSSMEDPGVMAVNYRNEPLQFRLKKPDCDPAYVFSSFVHGDPVTPLLETYNGDSVRIRLFDGAHEESHAFNLHRQRWNQERRDLDSDLVQMQHIGVSEHYTLEFAIEGDGDFDMLYHFGSIEDVWLGNWGLIRTYQFEVPHLPPLPDRASPPPPRRNVLPQPTGMAPPRTEGPGCPPAPRHAPLRRYEVFALQTPIIYNEAGDHDPHGIVFALAEDVEAIKSGALNPEPLVLRGNVGELIEVTLHNCLFEPFHNDIVHGYPFVPVEAPFPPSNRISMHPQMVVYDVQGSDGATVGFNPDQTIGPGESITYLWYVDQDFGACNLWDMADLRNHRHHGAFGVFIAEPRGSRYLDPITREEIRTGTQAIISNPLVGEHREFVLAMHDGIRLVDKNGRLILDPEPAFEIAEEPAELEDFEDQGSRGFNYRAERFRHRLLRNPDVSKVFSSEVHGDPATPVFLAYAGDPTVIRFVFPADRARAHTFTVHAHHWRRSVDDMNSETTSFRGEISIGTADDFFLDFGAGGLLERPGDYMYRSGLIRWDIELGVWGILRVLGEPTPLLAPLVRDGCCGELEPIVRDGCDDCDGELAPLVRDGFGGEVDET